The Streptomyces sp. RKAG293 genome includes a region encoding these proteins:
- a CDS encoding ABC transporter ATP-binding protein, translated as MRLRSKHSSTAPTAPAAPQYPPRTSGDTAHGRTGTGSGAAVELRSVRRTYGRGDSTVHALRGIDLALPRGSFTAVMGPSGSGKSTFLQCAAGLDKPTAGTVHLGGADITGLNENKLTQLRRSRIGFIFQSFNLLPSLTVQQNVLLPQRLAGGRPDRRRAAQLLAQVGLEGYGSRRPGQLSGGQQQRVAIARALITEPEVVFADEPTGALDTNTAREVLGLLRHAVDRLGATVVMVTHDPVAASFADRVLFLADGSFAGHLERPEPTEIADHMVALTTGARPERAARAAA; from the coding sequence ATGCGACTCCGGTCGAAGCACTCCAGCACCGCCCCCACGGCCCCCGCGGCGCCGCAGTACCCGCCGCGGACCAGCGGTGACACCGCGCACGGCCGTACCGGGACGGGCTCGGGTGCCGCCGTCGAGCTGCGCTCGGTCCGCCGTACCTACGGCCGCGGCGACTCCACCGTGCACGCGCTGCGCGGCATCGACCTGGCGCTGCCGCGGGGCAGCTTCACCGCGGTGATGGGCCCCTCCGGTTCCGGCAAGAGCACCTTCCTGCAGTGCGCCGCCGGGCTCGACAAGCCCACGGCCGGCACCGTGCACCTGGGCGGCGCCGACATCACCGGTCTCAACGAGAACAAGCTCACCCAGCTGCGCCGCAGCCGCATCGGCTTCATCTTCCAGTCCTTCAACCTGCTGCCGTCGCTCACCGTGCAGCAGAACGTGCTGCTGCCGCAGCGGCTGGCCGGTGGCCGGCCCGACCGGCGGCGGGCGGCCCAGCTGCTCGCGCAGGTCGGCCTCGAGGGGTACGGAAGCCGGCGGCCCGGGCAGCTGTCCGGCGGCCAGCAGCAGCGGGTGGCCATCGCCCGCGCCCTGATCACCGAGCCCGAGGTGGTGTTCGCCGACGAGCCGACCGGCGCCCTGGACACCAACACCGCCCGCGAGGTGCTGGGTCTGCTGCGGCACGCCGTCGACCGGCTCGGCGCCACCGTCGTCATGGTCACCCACGACCCGGTCGCCGCCTCCTTCGCGGACCGGGTGCTCTTCCTCGCCGACGGTTCGTTCGCCGGTCACCTGGAGCGCCCGGAGCCGACGGAGATCGCCGACCACATGGTCGCGCTGACCACCGGCGCCCGCCCCGAGCGCGCTGCGAGGGCCGCCGCGTGA
- the pepN gene encoding aminopeptidase N produces the protein MPGTNLTREEAQQRARLLTVDAYEIDLDLSGAQDGGTFRSVTTVRFDAAKAGSSFIDLVAPTVHEVVLNGTALDPAEVFADSRIALPSLLAGRNELRVVADCAYTNTGEGLHRFVDPVDKQAYLYTQFEVPDARRVFASFEQPDLKGTFRFTVNAPAGWTVISNSPTPKPEDVKDNVWRFEPTPRISSYITALIAGPYTAVHSTWEGAGRSVPLAIYCRPSLAGFLDADAIFDVTRQGFDWFEEKFDFPYPFAKYDQLFVPEFNAGAMENAGAVTIRDQYVFRSKVTDAAYETRAETILHELAHMWFGDLVTMEWWNDLWLNESFATYTSIACQAYAPGSKFPQSWTTFANSMKTWAYRQDQLPSTHPIMAEINDLDDVLVNFDGITYAKGASVLKQLVAYVGMDEFFAGVQAYFKQHAWGNTQLSDLLGALEKTSGRDLKSWSKAWLETAGINILRPEITLAEDGTITSFAVRQEAPALPAGAKGEAVLRPHRIAVGCYDLQDGKLVRTNRIELDVDGELTEVPFPRDTRRPAVILLNDDDLTYAKVRLDDESLAVVRDHLGDFTESLPRALIWSAAWDMTRDGELATRDYLELVLSGITKESDIGVVQSLHRQLKLALDLYADPAWRDTGLARWTEAALEQLRAAAPGSDHQLAWARAFAATARTPEQLGLLAGLLDGSQVIDGLAVDTELRWSLLHRLAATGRADEAAIAAELALDPTSAGEEHAAGARAARPTADAKAAVWAAVVEDDKLANSVQESAIGGFVQTDQRELLAPYTERYFSAVKGVWDSRSHEIAQQIVIGLYPALQVSQATLDATDAWLASATPVPALRRLVIESRSGVERALKAQAADAAAATA, from the coding sequence GTGCCTGGCACGAACCTCACCCGCGAGGAGGCGCAGCAGCGTGCTCGCCTTCTCACCGTGGACGCGTACGAGATCGACCTCGACCTGAGCGGCGCGCAGGACGGGGGCACCTTCCGCTCGGTGACCACGGTGCGTTTCGATGCCGCGAAGGCGGGGTCCTCATTCATCGACCTGGTCGCCCCGACCGTGCACGAAGTGGTGCTGAACGGCACCGCGCTCGACCCGGCGGAGGTGTTCGCGGACTCGCGCATCGCCCTGCCGTCGCTCCTGGCCGGCCGCAACGAGCTGCGCGTCGTCGCGGACTGCGCCTACACCAACACCGGTGAGGGCCTGCACCGTTTCGTCGACCCGGTCGACAAGCAGGCTTACCTGTACACGCAGTTCGAGGTGCCGGACGCGCGCCGTGTCTTCGCGAGCTTCGAGCAGCCCGACCTCAAGGGCACCTTCCGGTTCACGGTGAACGCCCCGGCGGGGTGGACGGTCATCTCCAACTCGCCGACGCCCAAGCCCGAGGACGTCAAGGACAACGTCTGGCGCTTCGAGCCGACGCCGCGCATCTCCTCGTACATCACCGCGCTGATCGCCGGCCCGTACACGGCCGTGCACAGCACGTGGGAGGGCGCGGGCCGCAGCGTCCCGCTGGCGATCTACTGCCGCCCGTCGCTGGCCGGGTTCCTGGACGCGGACGCGATCTTCGACGTCACGCGGCAGGGCTTCGACTGGTTCGAGGAGAAGTTCGACTTCCCGTACCCGTTCGCCAAGTACGACCAGCTCTTCGTCCCGGAGTTCAACGCCGGCGCGATGGAGAACGCGGGCGCGGTCACCATCCGTGACCAGTACGTCTTCCGCTCCAAGGTGACGGACGCGGCGTACGAGACGCGCGCCGAGACCATCCTGCACGAACTGGCCCACATGTGGTTCGGCGACCTGGTCACCATGGAGTGGTGGAACGACCTCTGGCTGAACGAGTCGTTCGCCACGTACACCTCGATCGCCTGCCAGGCGTACGCGCCGGGCAGCAAGTTCCCGCAGTCGTGGACGACGTTCGCCAACTCCATGAAGACCTGGGCGTACCGGCAGGACCAGCTGCCGTCCACCCACCCGATCATGGCGGAGATCAACGACCTGGACGACGTCCTGGTCAACTTCGACGGCATCACGTACGCCAAGGGCGCCTCGGTGCTCAAGCAGCTCGTCGCCTACGTCGGCATGGACGAGTTCTTCGCCGGTGTGCAGGCGTACTTCAAGCAGCACGCCTGGGGCAACACCCAGCTGTCCGACCTGCTCGGCGCGCTGGAGAAAACCTCGGGCCGCGACCTGAAGAGCTGGTCGAAGGCGTGGCTGGAGACCGCGGGCATCAACATCCTGCGCCCGGAGATCACCCTCGCCGAGGACGGCACGATCACGTCCTTCGCGGTCCGCCAGGAGGCTCCGGCGCTGCCGGCCGGCGCGAAGGGCGAGGCCGTGCTGCGGCCGCACCGCATCGCGGTGGGCTGCTACGACCTCCAGGACGGCAAGCTGGTCCGCACCAACCGTATCGAGCTGGACGTCGACGGCGAGCTGACCGAGGTGCCGTTCCCGCGGGACACCCGGCGCCCCGCGGTGATCCTGCTCAACGACGACGACCTGACGTACGCCAAGGTCCGCCTCGACGACGAGTCCCTCGCCGTCGTCCGCGACCACCTCGGCGACTTCACCGAGTCCCTCCCCCGCGCCCTGATCTGGTCCGCGGCCTGGGACATGACGCGTGACGGCGAACTCGCCACCCGCGACTACCTGGAACTGGTGCTCTCCGGCATCACCAAGGAGTCGGACATCGGCGTCGTCCAGTCGCTGCACCGCCAGCTCAAGCTCGCGCTCGACCTGTACGCGGACCCGGCCTGGCGCGACACCGGCCTGGCCCGCTGGACGGAGGCCGCGCTGGAGCAGCTGCGCGCCGCCGCCCCCGGCAGCGACCACCAGCTCGCGTGGGCCCGCGCCTTCGCGGCGACCGCGCGCACCCCGGAGCAGCTCGGGCTGCTCGCCGGGCTGCTGGACGGTTCGCAGGTCATCGACGGCCTGGCCGTCGACACCGAGCTGCGCTGGTCCCTGCTGCACCGGCTCGCGGCGACCGGCCGGGCGGACGAGGCGGCCATCGCGGCGGAGCTCGCCCTCGACCCGACCTCGGCGGGCGAGGAGCACGCGGCCGGCGCCCGTGCCGCCCGTCCGACCGCCGACGCCAAGGCCGCGGTCTGGGCCGCGGTCGTCGAGGACGACAAGCTCGCGAACTCCGTGCAGGAGTCCGCGATCGGCGGCTTCGTGCAGACCGATCAGCGCGAGCTCCTCGCGCCCTACACCGAGCGGTACTTCAGCGCGGTCAAGGGCGTCTGGGACTCGCGCAGCCACGAGATCGCCCAGCAGATCGTGATCGGTCTCTACCCGGCCCTCCAGGTCTCCCAGGCGACCCTGGACGCCACCGACGCCTGGCTCGCCTCGGCGACCCCGGTGCCGGCCCTGCGCCGGCTCGTCATCGAGTCCCGCTCGGGTGTGGAGCGCGCCCTGAAGGCCCAGGCGGCGGACGCGGCGGCGGCCACCGCGTAG
- a CDS encoding DUF234 domain-containing protein has protein sequence MDNFIGREPELAALNRMLRRVADGGRTGRPGKAMLIRGRRRVGKSRLVEEFIERSGLPSVFFTASQQSNPEADLRMFVETAAASDLPGAATLIGQSPRDWDAALRLLVAALPDDRPSAVVLDEMPYLIKNDAGFEGTLQKLFDRELSRKPVLLLCVGSDLAMMERLNDYDRPFHQRGTEMVVPALSPADVAEMLQLPPADAFDAFLVSGGLPLVLEEWPRGAGVFDYLAEVVEDPTSALLVSGERSLAAEFPADAQARLVLGAIGSGERTRTLIGRAAGDLAPTSLNRSLQLLTAKRVVEAITPLSTRPSKETRYYVADPHLRFWLALLGPYMSEIERGRGDLTFARILQTWTSWRGRAIEPVVRDALFRMRAGGVPDDTGAVGGYWTRNNDPEIDIVAADRGPIAKRITAVGSVKWLEKRPFDGHDLAKLIVHRSQLPGADTSTPLIAVARSGVSVDGVQAVGPEELITAWR, from the coding sequence ATGGACAACTTCATCGGCCGGGAGCCGGAGCTCGCCGCGCTCAACCGCATGCTGCGGCGCGTCGCGGACGGCGGGCGGACCGGGCGGCCGGGCAAGGCCATGCTGATCCGCGGCCGCCGCCGGGTGGGGAAGTCACGGCTGGTCGAGGAGTTCATCGAGCGCTCCGGGCTGCCGAGCGTCTTCTTCACCGCCTCGCAGCAGTCCAACCCGGAGGCGGACCTGCGGATGTTCGTCGAGACCGCCGCGGCATCCGACCTGCCCGGCGCCGCGACCCTGATCGGCCAGTCCCCCCGGGACTGGGACGCCGCCCTGCGCCTGCTGGTCGCCGCCCTGCCCGACGACCGGCCGAGCGCGGTCGTCCTCGACGAGATGCCGTACCTGATCAAGAACGACGCGGGCTTCGAGGGCACACTCCAGAAGCTCTTCGACCGGGAGCTGTCCAGGAAGCCGGTGCTGCTGCTCTGCGTCGGCTCCGACCTGGCGATGATGGAGCGGCTCAACGACTACGACCGCCCGTTCCACCAGCGCGGCACCGAGATGGTGGTCCCCGCGCTCAGCCCCGCCGACGTGGCCGAGATGCTGCAACTACCGCCCGCCGACGCCTTCGACGCCTTCCTCGTCTCCGGCGGGCTGCCGCTCGTGCTGGAGGAGTGGCCCCGTGGCGCGGGGGTCTTCGACTACCTCGCCGAGGTCGTGGAGGACCCGACGTCCGCGCTGCTCGTGAGCGGGGAGCGGTCGCTGGCCGCCGAGTTCCCGGCCGACGCACAGGCGCGACTGGTGCTGGGGGCCATCGGGTCGGGTGAGCGGACCCGCACCCTGATCGGCCGGGCGGCCGGCGATCTCGCCCCCACCAGCCTCAACCGTTCGCTCCAACTGCTCACCGCGAAGCGGGTGGTGGAGGCGATCACCCCGCTGTCGACCCGTCCCTCCAAGGAGACCCGCTACTACGTCGCCGACCCGCACCTGCGCTTCTGGCTCGCCCTGCTCGGGCCGTACATGTCCGAGATCGAACGCGGCCGGGGCGACCTGACGTTCGCGCGCATCCTGCAGACGTGGACCTCGTGGCGCGGCCGGGCGATCGAACCCGTGGTGCGTGACGCCCTCTTCCGCATGCGGGCGGGCGGGGTACCCGACGACACCGGCGCGGTCGGCGGCTACTGGACCCGCAACAACGATCCCGAGATCGACATCGTCGCGGCCGACCGGGGGCCGATCGCCAAGCGCATCACGGCCGTCGGCTCCGTCAAGTGGCTGGAGAAACGACCGTTCGACGGCCACGACCTCGCCAAGCTGATCGTCCATCGCTCCCAGCTGCCCGGCGCGGACACCTCGACGCCGCTGATCGCGGTGGCGCGCAGCGGCGTGTCGGTGGACGGTGTCCAGGCCGTGGGGCCCGAGGAGCTGATCACCGCCTGGCGGTGA